A window of Castanea sativa cultivar Marrone di Chiusa Pesio chromosome 1, ASM4071231v1 contains these coding sequences:
- the LOC142621987 gene encoding enoyl-CoA hydratase 2, peroxisomal codes for MAESSGFDPQLALSHKFPETTYTYTERDSVLYALGVGACARDAVDDDELKYVYHANGEQFLQVLPTFAALFSLASLPNGFNLPGLEYDQRLLLHGQQYIELYRPFPSSGCVHNKVSLAGLHDKGKAAIIEYETKSYEKESGQLLCMNRSTVFLRGAGGFSKSSQPYSYSNYQTDKASTVKIPKTHPFAVFEDSTQPSQALLYRLSGDYNPLHSDPMVAKIAGFSRPILHGLCTLGFAVRAIIKCICKGDPNLIKSITGRFLLHVYPGETLITEMWLDDLRVIYQAKVKERNRTVLSGYVDVHRLTSSL; via the exons ACGACATACACCTATACTGAAAG AGATTCAGTGCTCTATGCATTGGGTGTTGGAGCCTGCGCACGGGATGCTGTGGATGATGACGAGCTTAAATATGTATACCATGCAAATGGAGAACAATTTCTGCAG GTCTTGCCAACATTTGCTGCTCTATTTTCACTTGCATCATTGCCAAATGGTTTCAATTTGCCAGGGTTAGA ATATGATCAACGTCTTCTGCTGCATGGGCAACAATACATAGAATTATATCGGCCATTTCCTTCAAGTGGTTGT GTACATAATAAGGTCAGTCTTGCAGGATTGCATGATAAAG GAAAGGCAGCTATTATTGAGTATGAAACAAAGAGCTATGAGAAAGAGTCTGGTCAATTATTGTGCATGAACCG ATCAACTGTCTTTCTGCGAGGTGCTGGTGGCTTTTCAAAATCATCTCAGCCATATTCCTACTCGAATTATCAAACTGATAAGGCCTCAACTGTGAAAATTCCAAAAACTCATCCTTTTGCAGTGTTTGAGGATTCTACCCAACCATCTCAG GCGTTGTTGTATAGGCTATCTGGTGACTATAATCCTTTGCATTCAGATCCTATGGTTGCCAAAATTGCAGG ATTCTCTCGGCCAATTTTGCATGGGTTGTGCACGCTTGGATTTGCAGTTAGGGCAATCATTAAATGTATCTGCAAAGGAGACCCAAACTTGATTAAAAGCATAACAGGACGATTCCTTTTACATGTGTACCCGGGTGAAACTTTGATCACTGAAATGTGGCTTGATGACTTAAG GGTCATATATCAGGCAAAGGTGAAAGAACGAAACCGGACAGTGTTATCTGGCTATGTGGATGTCCATCGTTTGACATCATCACTGTGA